A genomic window from Treponema maltophilum ATCC 51939 includes:
- the recA gene encoding recombinase RecA, whose protein sequence is MAKVMNEIPAATDTQGKLQALEAARLQIEKQFGQGSLMKLGTAANAAGIDVIPSGSILLDEALGIGGYPKGRVIEVYGPESSGKTTLTLHAIAEAQKMGGIAAFIDAEHALDPVYAKGLGVNIDELWVSQPDTGEQALEIAESLVRSGAVDVIVVDSVAALTPQAEIEGDMGDSHMGLQARLMSQALRKLTAIIGKSKTLLIFINQIRMKIGVMFGNPETTTGGNALKFYSSVRLEVRRIESIDAKGEDDAVGNRVRVKVVKNKVAPPFRKVELDIIFGKGISSVSSLLDSAVRHGFIDKKGAWYTSGEEKLGQGRENAVAFLTQNTDFAADLEKKIREKLFPGQRLTKKEPSPDAAKAAKAAATAQADAQTARSTAQAAAASAQPAPSAQESASVGQAVPAAGAASAQAAPSAQKAADKTIPGDLF, encoded by the coding sequence ATGGCGAAAGTAATGAATGAAATACCCGCGGCGACGGATACGCAGGGAAAACTGCAGGCGCTCGAAGCGGCCCGGCTTCAAATCGAAAAACAATTCGGGCAAGGCTCTTTGATGAAGCTGGGGACGGCTGCAAATGCCGCCGGAATCGACGTTATTCCGAGCGGATCGATTTTGCTGGACGAAGCGCTGGGCATAGGCGGCTATCCCAAAGGGCGCGTCATTGAAGTGTACGGTCCCGAATCTTCGGGAAAAACGACGCTGACGCTTCACGCGATCGCCGAAGCGCAAAAGATGGGCGGCATTGCGGCTTTTATCGACGCCGAACACGCCCTCGATCCGGTGTACGCAAAAGGTTTGGGAGTTAATATCGACGAATTGTGGGTTTCTCAGCCGGATACCGGCGAGCAGGCTTTGGAAATAGCCGAAAGTTTGGTGCGCTCCGGCGCGGTTGACGTTATCGTTGTGGACTCCGTTGCCGCCCTTACTCCTCAAGCGGAAATCGAAGGCGATATGGGAGATTCCCACATGGGACTTCAGGCGCGCCTTATGAGCCAAGCGCTGCGTAAACTTACCGCAATTATCGGAAAGTCGAAAACCCTGCTTATATTCATAAACCAAATCCGTATGAAAATCGGCGTTATGTTCGGCAACCCCGAAACGACGACCGGAGGCAATGCGCTTAAATTCTATTCGTCCGTGCGCCTCGAAGTGCGCCGCATAGAATCGATCGACGCCAAGGGCGAAGACGATGCCGTAGGAAACCGTGTGCGTGTAAAAGTCGTAAAAAACAAGGTCGCGCCGCCTTTCAGAAAAGTCGAATTGGATATCATATTCGGCAAGGGTATTTCGTCCGTTTCGAGCCTGCTCGATTCGGCGGTTCGGCACGGATTTATCGATAAAAAAGGTGCGTGGTACACAAGCGGCGAAGAAAAACTCGGACAGGGGCGCGAAAATGCCGTTGCTTTTTTAACCCAAAACACGGATTTTGCCGCCGATTTGGAAAAGAAAATCCGCGAAAAACTTTTTCCGGGCCAGCGCTTAACCAAAAAAGAACCCTCGCCCGACGCGGCGAAAGCTGCCAAGGCTGCCGCGACCGCTCAAGCGGACGCACAGACCGCGCGGTCGACCGCTCAAGCGGCGGCCGCATCTGCTCAACCGGCGCCTTCGGCGCAGGAATCTGCTTCGGTCGGGCAGGCTGTGCCCGCTGCGGGTGCCGCTTCCGCACAAGCCGCACCTTCGGCGCAAAAAGCCGCCGATAAAACGATTCCGGGCGATTTATTCTGA
- a CDS encoding methyl-accepting chemotaxis protein, translating to MAQTPAEFTKRTHSIGTKLLLITAALLLVQYGIIAYKDWLSIKQFSENQIKAIADLKHSAFNNELNGYALIGQVILDNVAFDKNVLNAFAARDRNGLLELTLPIFNNMKQKYRAQQFHFHVPPAVSFLRVQNPSKFGDDLSSFRATIVEASKEKKEIFGLEVGVNDLGFRVVKPLFNTNGSFIGTVEYGGAVNNRFIEQLVANATAEVLNGGMDVTVCVRTLDNVYTVMGSNFEKEAQADSAELTASLGDEGLIRMENASAHALAYFPIKDFSGAKIGYVKFRYSIESILAARNAFFIKTTVVLIVILCLFVLAITVFTRIVIIKPVNTVVGALKNIAEGDLSVRLPVSGNDEIAGLAKYFEQTIEKIKLMIRSVSENSERMQAVGERLLSNMSQTADAVNQIGRNVESVQAEIINQSASVTETSATIEQVNKNLKQLDGNIATQAASVSESSAAVEEMVANIASVSKRLAKNNEVIKVVYEQTKNGKAGAKAANEVVNQIAEKSEALLEASQIIQNIASQTNLLAMNAAIEAAHAGESGKGFAVVADEIRKLAEESNTQGKQITDVIKDSIQIIDNLTVTGAAAERAFAEVYESVNQISQQEELIVGAMDEQENASREVLSAIRNINEITTGIHDASTEMLHGSEEVAQEMRKLGEVTQSIDKRMGDMVSASEQIDKAVSEVNAVVKENTESIENLVSEVGKFKM from the coding sequence ATGGCGCAGACGCCCGCCGAATTTACCAAACGCACTCATTCAATCGGTACAAAACTTTTGCTCATTACGGCAGCCTTACTGCTTGTGCAATACGGTATTATTGCGTATAAAGATTGGCTCAGCATAAAACAATTTTCCGAAAATCAAATAAAGGCAATTGCCGACTTAAAGCATTCGGCCTTCAATAATGAACTTAACGGCTATGCACTCATCGGGCAGGTTATATTGGATAACGTCGCTTTTGATAAAAATGTGCTAAACGCTTTTGCCGCACGCGATCGAAACGGTCTCTTGGAATTGACGCTTCCGATTTTTAATAATATGAAGCAAAAATATCGGGCGCAGCAGTTTCACTTTCATGTTCCGCCTGCGGTTTCCTTTTTGCGCGTTCAAAATCCTTCAAAATTCGGCGACGATCTTTCTTCGTTCCGTGCAACCATTGTGGAAGCATCTAAAGAAAAAAAAGAGATTTTCGGTCTTGAAGTCGGCGTGAACGATTTGGGCTTCAGAGTCGTTAAACCGCTTTTTAATACGAACGGCTCTTTTATCGGAACGGTGGAGTACGGAGGCGCCGTAAACAATCGGTTTATAGAACAGCTCGTTGCCAATGCCACCGCTGAAGTGCTGAACGGCGGCATGGACGTAACCGTTTGCGTGCGCACGCTCGACAATGTGTATACCGTTATGGGCTCCAATTTTGAAAAAGAAGCGCAGGCCGATTCCGCCGAATTGACCGCTTCTCTCGGCGACGAAGGGCTTATCCGCATGGAGAACGCGAGCGCGCATGCGCTCGCCTATTTCCCGATTAAAGATTTTTCCGGTGCAAAGATCGGTTATGTAAAATTCCGCTATTCGATTGAAAGTATCCTCGCTGCCCGCAATGCTTTTTTTATAAAAACGACTGTTGTGCTGATTGTTATTCTGTGCCTTTTTGTGCTGGCGATTACCGTCTTTACGCGTATCGTCATCATAAAGCCGGTGAATACGGTTGTCGGCGCTTTGAAAAATATTGCCGAAGGCGATTTAAGTGTTCGGCTTCCCGTTTCGGGCAATGATGAAATAGCCGGCTTGGCAAAATATTTTGAACAAACCATCGAGAAAATCAAGCTTATGATTCGCTCGGTGTCGGAAAACAGCGAACGTATGCAGGCTGTCGGTGAAAGGCTTTTGAGCAATATGTCGCAAACCGCGGATGCCGTAAATCAAATAGGCCGGAATGTGGAATCGGTCCAAGCGGAAATTATAAATCAAAGCGCAAGCGTAACCGAAACGTCCGCAACGATTGAACAGGTTAATAAAAACCTGAAACAGCTTGACGGGAATATTGCAACGCAGGCTGCAAGCGTTTCCGAATCTTCGGCCGCCGTCGAAGAGATGGTTGCAAACATTGCTTCCGTTTCCAAGCGGTTGGCAAAAAACAATGAAGTGATTAAAGTTGTGTATGAACAGACGAAAAACGGCAAAGCCGGCGCAAAGGCCGCGAACGAAGTCGTCAATCAAATTGCCGAAAAGTCGGAAGCTTTGCTTGAAGCAAGTCAAATTATTCAGAATATCGCAAGTCAAACGAATCTTTTGGCAATGAACGCGGCCATAGAAGCCGCCCATGCGGGAGAAAGCGGCAAGGGATTTGCCGTTGTTGCCGACGAAATCCGCAAGCTTGCCGAGGAATCGAATACGCAGGGAAAACAAATCACCGACGTTATAAAAGATTCGATTCAGATTATCGACAACTTAACCGTTACGGGGGCGGCCGCCGAAAGAGCTTTTGCCGAAGTGTACGAATCGGTCAATCAAATCTCACAGCAGGAAGAGCTGATTGTCGGTGCGATGGATGAACAGGAAAACGCGAGCCGAGAAGTGTTGTCGGCTATACGGAACATCAATGAAATCACAACCGGCATACACGATGCGTCTACGGAAATGCTTCACGGCAGCGAAGAGGTTGCGCAGGAAATGCGTAAACTCGGCGAAGTAACGCAATCCATAGACAAACGTATGGGCGATATGGTGTCGGCTTCGGAGCAGATCGATAAAGCCGTGAGCGAGGTCAATGCCGTTGTGAAAGAAAATACGGAAAGTATCGAAAACCTCGTTTCCGAAGTCGGTAAATTTAAAATGTAA
- a CDS encoding segregation and condensation protein A, translating into MEDVLEARDNAAIFKLEQFEGPLDLLLFLIKKNEVNIYDIPIGEITEQFLEYLDYAVSADLERVTDFYATAADLLYIKSRMLLPVETDFSDEDIEDPRKELVEKLIEYQKFKKLSELMEEKEQESEWTLERKKIQRVLPFEEDELWEKIDTWALMKTFSRLVGAYSHEQIMTMYEEISVNEKIALMNEFFENKGECFFTDLVVRKGNIMDIVCAFMAILEAVKFKTACIYQNRMFGDIKIRPVQAA; encoded by the coding sequence GTGGAGGATGTACTGGAAGCGCGCGACAACGCCGCTATTTTCAAGCTGGAACAATTTGAAGGTCCTCTCGATTTATTGCTTTTTTTAATTAAAAAGAATGAAGTGAATATTTACGATATTCCGATCGGCGAAATAACCGAGCAGTTTTTGGAATATTTGGATTATGCCGTCAGCGCCGATCTTGAGCGCGTAACGGACTTTTACGCGACGGCGGCCGACCTTTTGTACATAAAGTCGCGCATGCTGCTTCCCGTCGAAACCGATTTTTCCGACGAAGATATCGAAGATCCGCGCAAAGAATTGGTCGAAAAACTTATCGAATATCAAAAGTTCAAAAAACTTTCCGAGCTTATGGAAGAAAAAGAGCAGGAATCCGAATGGACGCTCGAGCGCAAAAAAATTCAGCGCGTTCTGCCCTTTGAAGAAGACGAGTTGTGGGAAAAAATCGACACATGGGCGCTTATGAAAACCTTTTCGCGGCTGGTCGGCGCCTATTCGCACGAACAAATTATGACCATGTATGAAGAAATTTCGGTAAATGAAAAAATCGCCCTTATGAACGAATTTTTCGAAAACAAGGGTGAATGCTTTTTTACCGATTTGGTTGTGCGCAAGGGCAATATTATGGATATCGTGTGCGCCTTTATGGCGATTTTGGAAGCGGTTAAATTCAAAACGGCCTGCATTTATCAAAACCGCATGTTCGGCGATATAAAAATACGCCCCGTGCAAGCCGCATGA
- a CDS encoding tetratricopeptide repeat protein, with product MEQTEKKTLTDSIGDFITAYRKVILGLLVVIFAAAAAFGIGTAVLSAQKKSALSDLDALEAEYSKLAADEHADAQKKSEIAAQAKALAEKSGGVARTRAAMFAADIAFADKNWEESRTYWLMAAKAQSKAYTAPICFYNAAVCSEEAGDLDAAVSYFNTAAENKDFPLVPHALFNAGRIEESRGNYAQAAALYEKLNASHSGTDWANLGKSRIIALRASGKIQ from the coding sequence ATGGAACAAACCGAAAAAAAGACTTTAACCGATTCTATCGGCGATTTTATTACGGCGTACCGCAAGGTTATCTTAGGACTGCTCGTGGTGATTTTTGCGGCGGCAGCCGCTTTCGGCATCGGAACGGCCGTTTTATCGGCACAAAAAAAGTCGGCACTTTCCGACTTGGATGCTTTGGAAGCCGAATATTCGAAGCTTGCGGCCGATGAGCACGCCGATGCACAAAAAAAGAGCGAAATAGCCGCTCAAGCAAAAGCGCTTGCCGAAAAATCGGGCGGAGTTGCGCGGACTCGTGCCGCGATGTTTGCCGCCGATATTGCGTTTGCGGACAAAAACTGGGAAGAATCGCGCACGTATTGGCTTATGGCCGCAAAAGCCCAAAGTAAAGCCTATACTGCTCCGATTTGTTTTTATAACGCGGCCGTGTGCAGTGAAGAAGCCGGCGACCTTGACGCGGCCGTTTCGTATTTTAATACCGCAGCGGAAAACAAAGACTTTCCGCTTGTTCCCCACGCTTTATTTAATGCCGGCCGCATTGAAGAAAGCCGCGGCAATTATGCGCAAGCCGCAGCCTTGTACGAAAAGCTGAACGCTTCGCACAGCGGAACCGATTGGGCGAATTTGGGTAAAAGCCGCATAATCGCGTTGCGCGCTTCCGGAAAAATTCAATAA
- the scpB gene encoding SMC-Scp complex subunit ScpB encodes MDLDKETALVEAIFYLEGEPLNAEALARISDLSKEVVESAVERLQKRYASDDSGIELSQISGGWVITPKKNLWSFLKERYGKKNEGKLSRAAMETLSIIAYSQPITRGEIEAIRGVSADNMIRLLSERNLIKEVGKKDIPGKPVLYGTTKEFLKFFRLNSIADLPKLDETESERFELAR; translated from the coding sequence ATGGATTTGGATAAAGAAACCGCCCTTGTCGAAGCAATTTTTTATCTCGAAGGCGAGCCGCTCAATGCGGAAGCTTTGGCGCGTATCTCGGATTTATCGAAAGAAGTGGTTGAATCGGCCGTTGAGCGTTTGCAAAAGCGCTATGCTTCGGATGACAGCGGAATCGAATTGTCGCAGATTTCCGGCGGCTGGGTTATTACGCCCAAAAAGAATTTATGGTCGTTTTTAAAAGAGCGCTACGGCAAAAAAAACGAAGGCAAACTTTCGCGGGCGGCAATGGAAACGCTTTCGATTATCGCATATTCGCAGCCGATAACGCGCGGCGAAATAGAAGCCATCCGCGGCGTAAGCGCCGACAATATGATCCGCCTTTTAAGCGAGCGCAATTTGATTAAAGAAGTCGGCAAAAAAGACATTCCCGGAAAGCCGGTTTTGTACGGCACCACAAAAGAATTTTTAAAGTTTTTCAGATTGAACAGCATAGCCGATTTGCCGAAACTCGACGAAACGGAAAGCGAGCGTTTTGAACTTGCACGATGA
- the folK gene encoding 2-amino-4-hydroxy-6-hydroxymethyldihydropteridine diphosphokinase produces MKNAVVLGLGSNASLCRNGRMLESMHILEKACRALALFIDDMHVSSVYETPPMYVKEQKNFYNMALCGFFGGDPFELLQLTQKVEAEYGRDRLNEIRFGPRSLDIDIELFGDMRIRTDSLEIPHPRLCERAFVLIPMLEILPLCADIQNGTFYENCLKSADGSGIKKFCGPFKIT; encoded by the coding sequence ATGAAAAATGCGGTAGTGCTGGGACTCGGTTCGAACGCTTCTCTTTGCCGTAACGGCCGAATGCTTGAAAGCATGCACATCCTCGAAAAAGCCTGCCGCGCTTTGGCGCTTTTTATAGACGATATGCATGTGTCGTCCGTGTACGAAACGCCGCCCATGTACGTAAAAGAGCAAAAAAACTTTTACAATATGGCACTTTGCGGCTTTTTCGGCGGCGATCCTTTTGAGCTTTTACAATTGACTCAAAAAGTCGAAGCCGAATACGGACGCGACCGCCTGAACGAAATCCGCTTCGGGCCGCGCAGCTTGGATATCGATATCGAATTGTTCGGCGATATGCGTATACGCACCGATTCTTTGGAAATCCCGCACCCGCGATTGTGCGAGCGCGCCTTTGTACTCATACCCATGCTGGAGATTTTACCTCTTTGTGCCGATATTCAAAACGGAACGTTTTACGAAAACTGTTTAAAAAGTGCGGACGGTTCGGGCATAAAAAAGTTCTGCGGCCCTTTTAAAATCACATAA
- a CDS encoding tetratricopeptide repeat protein, which translates to MSADVLKKAERLLAARRFPETISLLEPLVIDYRESFYFHYLLGTACLYVGDIGGAELYYKRARNLKMTDPRLINAQAVLFLRRGEVNKAVEYYLETQEYDSENRIAKRALEFIKKNTGPEALINFVRSGKIKRFYPPLGLRPAFVVGVSASVLAACALAAVIVFAVKPSLLPKKERADLSSFVLTLDEKQNPLVQDTASSVFRCVLTKKELEKAYADAQTYFQKYRDNAAQVEINRILNSNASASVRQKARLLMDYLAEPGFDTVSDAYSYAQIQAEPWLYMDCWVVWPGRITNTAETESEYRCDFLVGYDTMERMEGIVPLVLKQPVSVDTALPVTVLAKVGTENGRLVLRGKSVYQPLPEKK; encoded by the coding sequence ATGAGCGCCGATGTTTTAAAAAAAGCCGAACGTTTGCTTGCAGCCCGGCGCTTTCCCGAAACGATAAGCCTTTTGGAGCCGCTTGTTATCGATTACCGCGAGTCTTTTTATTTTCATTATTTACTGGGAACCGCCTGCCTGTATGTCGGCGACATCGGCGGCGCCGAGCTGTATTATAAGCGGGCGCGCAACCTTAAAATGACCGACCCGCGCCTTATCAACGCGCAGGCCGTTTTGTTTTTGCGCCGCGGCGAAGTGAACAAAGCCGTGGAATATTACCTCGAAACGCAGGAGTACGACAGCGAAAACCGCATTGCAAAACGCGCGCTCGAATTTATAAAAAAAAATACGGGACCCGAAGCTTTAATTAATTTTGTGCGCAGCGGAAAAATCAAGCGCTTTTATCCGCCTTTGGGCCTGCGCCCTGCGTTTGTAGTCGGCGTATCGGCCTCCGTTTTAGCCGCATGCGCACTTGCGGCCGTAATCGTTTTCGCCGTAAAGCCTTCTTTATTGCCCAAAAAAGAGCGCGCCGACCTTTCGTCTTTTGTATTAACCTTGGACGAAAAGCAAAATCCGCTGGTGCAGGATACCGCTTCTTCCGTGTTCCGCTGCGTGCTTACGAAAAAAGAGCTTGAAAAAGCCTATGCCGACGCGCAAACGTATTTTCAAAAATACCGCGACAACGCCGCCCAAGTGGAAATAAACCGCATATTGAATTCGAACGCATCGGCATCGGTCAGGCAAAAAGCCCGCCTGCTCATGGACTATTTGGCGGAACCCGGATTCGACACTGTCAGCGATGCATACTCGTATGCGCAGATTCAAGCCGAACCCTGGCTGTACATGGATTGCTGGGTTGTATGGCCGGGGCGCATAACCAACACCGCCGAAACGGAAAGCGAATACCGCTGTGATTTTTTAGTCGGTTATGATACTATGGAGCGCATGGAAGGAATCGTTCCGCTTGTTCTTAAACAGCCGGTGTCCGTCGATACCGCATTGCCGGTTACCGTGCTTGCAAAGGTCGGAACCGAAAACGGCAGACTTGTTTTACGAGGTAAATCGGTGTATCAGCCGCTGCCCGAAAAAAAATAA
- a CDS encoding pseudouridine synthase: MHDESVRLQLYLARCGIGSRRFCEELILARRVVVNGEVADKLGTKVSPNDEVRFDGTIVRPEEKLRYVLLNKPAGFVCSMSDDRGRKTASSLLQPHFSERLYNVGRLDMFSSGLIIFTNDGDFAKRLSHPSSCIEKEYVVTTSVPVPKELAPRFEKGLRVGGVFYKCIKAELLSARTVRIVLTEGKNREIRRVFEYFETGIRSLERVRIGNIFIEDLKAGDFKELTADQVRSLRTLIKGQGE; encoded by the coding sequence TTGCACGATGAAAGCGTACGGCTGCAGTTGTATCTTGCGCGCTGCGGAATCGGGAGCCGTCGTTTTTGCGAAGAACTTATTCTTGCGCGCAGGGTCGTCGTAAACGGCGAGGTCGCCGATAAACTCGGCACCAAGGTTTCACCGAACGACGAAGTGCGCTTTGACGGTACAATCGTGCGTCCCGAAGAAAAACTGCGCTACGTTCTGTTGAATAAGCCTGCGGGCTTTGTATGCTCCATGTCCGACGACCGCGGACGAAAAACCGCATCTTCTCTTTTGCAGCCGCATTTTTCCGAACGGTTGTATAACGTCGGCCGCCTCGATATGTTTTCTTCGGGCCTTATTATTTTTACGAACGACGGCGATTTTGCAAAACGGCTTTCGCACCCCTCGTCGTGCATCGAAAAAGAATACGTCGTAACAACGAGCGTTCCCGTTCCGAAAGAACTTGCACCGCGTTTTGAAAAGGGGCTTCGTGTCGGCGGCGTTTTTTACAAGTGCATAAAGGCCGAGCTTTTGAGTGCGCGCACGGTGCGCATCGTACTTACGGAAGGCAAAAACCGCGAAATACGGCGCGTGTTCGAATATTTTGAAACGGGCATACGTTCCCTTGAACGCGTGCGCATAGGAAATATTTTTATCGAAGATTTAAAGGCCGGCGATTTTAAAGAACTGACCGCAGATCAGGTTCGTTCGCTGCGCACGCTCATAAAGGGGCAGGGGGAATAG
- the brnQ gene encoding branched-chain amino acid transport system II carrier protein, which produces MNGTFSKRDFILLALVLFSMFFGAGNLIFPPMVGKLAGTNLIGAMLFFGITAVVLPVLGMMAMAKTRGLPNLGKRVGAQFSVIFTIVIYMSIGPCLAIPRAGSVPFEMAIAPYLPPSFSGRWPLFAYTLIFFAAAGTISVMDDKKMQKLMGNILTPTLLTMLLTIFVASLFADMPPYRAPQGTYALHPLLKGFVDGYLTMDTLAALNFGLVITLSIEAHGIFDQKKIRGINVKISLLAGIILFLIYLMLADIGAKSAALFPDTTNGAQILANVSGALFGKFGAVIIALIFTLACLTTCVGLLASISHYFSTLIPRLNYRRWVIVWTFISFILANIGLDGILKYNIPVLTAIYPISIMLIVLALCEHFVGTGAFMYRFTVYTTALISVVNALDQASVTLPFVTALMRKLPMYSSGLGWLIPAFAVFILSAAVEKILAKSKR; this is translated from the coding sequence GTGAACGGCACTTTTTCCAAAAGGGATTTTATCCTTCTCGCGTTGGTTTTATTTTCAATGTTTTTCGGTGCGGGGAATTTGATTTTTCCGCCCATGGTCGGCAAGCTCGCCGGAACGAATCTTATCGGCGCAATGCTTTTTTTCGGCATCACGGCGGTGGTGCTTCCCGTGTTGGGAATGATGGCGATGGCAAAAACACGCGGCCTTCCGAATTTGGGAAAGCGTGTCGGAGCACAATTTTCGGTTATATTTACCATTGTTATTTACATGTCCATCGGCCCCTGCCTTGCAATTCCGCGGGCGGGAAGCGTTCCTTTTGAAATGGCGATCGCGCCCTATCTGCCGCCCAGCTTTTCGGGACGTTGGCCGCTTTTTGCCTATACTCTAATCTTTTTCGCCGCCGCCGGCACCATCAGCGTTATGGACGACAAAAAAATGCAAAAGCTAATGGGCAACATTCTTACACCGACCCTCCTCACCATGCTTTTAACCATATTCGTCGCGTCCCTCTTTGCCGATATGCCTCCGTACCGTGCGCCGCAAGGTACCTATGCGCTGCATCCCCTGCTCAAAGGTTTTGTAGACGGTTATCTGACGATGGATACGCTTGCCGCGCTCAATTTCGGGTTGGTGATTACCCTTTCGATCGAAGCGCACGGTATATTCGACCAAAAGAAAATTCGGGGCATCAATGTAAAAATCAGCTTGCTCGCCGGAATCATTCTTTTTTTGATTTACCTGATGCTCGCCGACATCGGCGCCAAAAGCGCGGCTTTGTTCCCCGATACGACAAACGGCGCACAAATTTTGGCAAACGTATCGGGCGCCCTGTTCGGTAAATTCGGCGCCGTCATCATTGCGCTGATTTTTACGCTCGCCTGCTTAACGACATGCGTCGGATTGTTGGCTTCAATCAGCCACTATTTTTCGACGCTGATTCCGCGTTTAAATTACCGCCGCTGGGTTATTGTATGGACATTTATCAGCTTTATCCTCGCGAACATCGGGCTTGACGGAATTTTAAAATACAATATTCCCGTTTTAACGGCGATTTATCCGATTTCGATTATGCTTATCGTTTTAGCGCTGTGCGAACATTTTGTCGGTACGGGCGCCTTTATGTATCGCTTTACCGTATACACAACCGCGCTTATAAGCGTCGTAAACGCCCTCGACCAGGCATCCGTAACGCTGCCCTTCGTTACCGCCCTCATGCGCAAACTGCCGATGTATTCATCGGGCCTCGGCTGGCTCATTCCCGCCTTTGCGGTTTTTATACTGAGCGCCGCAGTCGAAAAGATACTCGCAAAATCAAAGCGCTGA
- a CDS encoding sigma-54-dependent Fis family transcriptional regulator has translation MTPNAIDVEKLNTLVEINTRINANYFDLDALLVYILEAAMRLVKCEASSLLLVENADTLKFRVALGPAGVKALAIPVAAKGSIAGWVVENNESLIINDVAQDPRFFGAVQEKTGYVTKSMVAVPLRFEKKCIGVIELLNKDALVPFNRDDLAILELLSVQAGIAYQNASAYRQARTEIRELETAISSGGEFHQFVAADASVLDLFKVIEQVAETNSSVLILGESGVGKELVAERIHLKSPRCSKPFVRVNCAALSEQLLESELFGHVRGAFTDAVSDSTGRFESANGGTIFLDEIGELPYNLQAKLLRVIQTRSFEKVGSSKTITADVRIIAATNRDLEAMIKQGTFRSDLFFRLNVLPITVPPLRRRQGDIEPLADFFRKKFSVETKKNFTGFSEEALRLLHTYSWPGNIRELENSIERACVLGTPPLIEAANLRINSAELAEGVPLCVNTGGKPAPLKDALFRFKKEYVTNVLEQTGWNQTEAAKLLDVQRTYVSRLMHELSIR, from the coding sequence ATGACGCCGAATGCTATTGATGTTGAAAAGCTCAATACTCTCGTGGAAATCAATACCCGTATAAACGCGAACTATTTCGATTTGGACGCATTGCTGGTTTATATTCTTGAAGCGGCAATGCGTCTTGTCAAATGCGAAGCGTCTTCGCTTTTGCTCGTTGAAAACGCCGATACGCTGAAATTTAGGGTGGCGTTGGGGCCGGCCGGGGTAAAGGCACTGGCGATTCCCGTTGCCGCAAAGGGCAGCATTGCAGGCTGGGTGGTCGAAAACAACGAATCGCTGATTATCAACGATGTGGCGCAGGATCCGCGTTTTTTCGGCGCCGTTCAGGAAAAAACCGGCTATGTGACAAAGTCGATGGTCGCCGTTCCTTTGCGTTTTGAAAAAAAATGCATCGGCGTTATCGAGCTTTTAAATAAAGACGCGTTGGTTCCGTTTAACCGCGACGATCTTGCAATTTTGGAACTTTTAAGCGTTCAGGCGGGAATCGCTTATCAAAATGCGTCCGCCTATCGGCAGGCGCGCACGGAAATCCGCGAATTGGAAACAGCCATTTCTTCGGGCGGAGAATTCCACCAATTTGTCGCCGCCGACGCGTCGGTTTTGGATTTGTTTAAGGTTATCGAACAGGTTGCCGAAACGAATTCTTCCGTGCTTATTTTGGGCGAAAGCGGCGTCGGAAAAGAATTGGTCGCCGAACGGATCCATTTAAAAAGCCCGCGCTGCTCAAAGCCCTTTGTGCGCGTAAACTGCGCGGCCTTATCCGAGCAGCTTTTGGAAAGCGAACTTTTCGGTCATGTGCGCGGCGCCTTTACCGACGCCGTATCCGATTCGACCGGCCGTTTTGAAAGCGCTAACGGCGGCACGATCTTTTTGGACGAAATAGGGGAGCTTCCGTATAATTTGCAGGCAAAATTGTTGCGTGTCATACAAACGCGCAGTTTCGAAAAAGTCGGTTCGAGCAAAACGATAACCGCCGATGTGCGCATTATTGCGGCGACAAACCGCGATTTGGAAGCGATGATAAAGCAGGGAACATTCCGTTCCGATTTGTTTTTCAGGCTGAACGTTTTACCGATAACCGTGCCGCCGCTCCGCCGCCGACAGGGCGACATTGAACCGCTTGCCGATTTTTTCAGAAAAAAATTCAGCGTCGAAACGAAAAAGAATTTTACCGGCTTTTCGGAAGAGGCTTTGCGTCTTTTGCACACGTATTCGTGGCCGGGAAACATACGCGAATTGGAAAATTCGATAGAACGCGCATGCGTGCTCGGAACGCCGCCGCTTATTGAGGCGGCAAATCTGCGTATCAATTCGGCGGAACTTGCCGAAGGTGTTCCGCTCTGCGTAAATACCGGAGGAAAGCCCGCGCCCTTAAAAGACGCGCTGTTCCGGTTTAAAAAGGAATATGTTACGAATGTGCTGGAGCAAACGGGATGGAATCAAACGGAAGCGGCAAAGCTGCTCGACGTTCAGCGCACCTACGTTTCGCGCTTGATGCATGAACTTTCAATACGGTAA